Proteins from a genomic interval of Diaminobutyricimonas aerilata:
- the cmk gene encoding (d)CMP kinase gives MTGVVVAIDGPAGSGKSSVSRAAARELGYGYQDTGAAYRAFAWYCLEHGVDLADASAVTAAFDGFEYGIGTDPDDYYVRVGVREVTAEIREPRISAAVSAVAGNREVRALLVELFRRVIAEDPRPGIVVEGRDITTVVAPDAAVRILLTADEAVRIARRAGELTDADKHTAQQLVDRDRRDARMVDFMSAADGVTTLDSTALDFEQTVRAVVDLVRGATA, from the coding sequence GTGACCGGGGTCGTGGTGGCCATCGACGGGCCCGCGGGAAGCGGCAAGTCGAGCGTCAGCCGCGCCGCCGCGCGTGAACTCGGATACGGCTACCAGGACACCGGTGCCGCGTACCGGGCGTTCGCGTGGTACTGCCTCGAGCACGGCGTCGACCTCGCCGACGCCTCCGCCGTGACCGCGGCGTTCGACGGCTTCGAGTACGGGATCGGCACCGATCCCGACGACTACTACGTGCGCGTCGGCGTGCGCGAGGTCACCGCCGAGATCCGTGAGCCCCGCATCAGTGCGGCGGTGAGCGCGGTCGCCGGCAACCGCGAGGTGCGGGCGCTGCTCGTGGAGCTGTTCCGTCGCGTGATCGCCGAGGACCCGCGGCCGGGTATCGTCGTGGAGGGCCGCGACATCACGACCGTCGTGGCGCCGGACGCGGCAGTGCGCATCCTGCTCACCGCCGACGAGGCGGTGCGGATCGCCCGCCGGGCCGGAGAACTGACCGACGCCGACAAGCACACGGCACAGCAGCTGGTCGACCGCGACCGGCGGGATGCGAGAATGGTCGACTTCATGTCGGCCGCAGACGGGGTCACCACCCTCGACTCGACCGCACTCGATTTCGAACAGACCGTGCGGGCCGTCGTGGACCTGGTGCGAGGAGCAACAGCATGA